TACAACTTCTTTTGTCTTCATGACAAACCTCCAAAAAGAAAAGTCTCCTTTTTCAAGGAGACTTGAGAATGTATAACTAAGCGAGCCTTACTGTAAACAGTATAGACTTACCCTTCTACTTAATCCAGCTCCTTGCCTGCCTCACGGGACAGGTTTAAAGGAATATTTTATTGTCCTTACTATATCACAAAGCCCAGTTCAAAGCAAGTAAAAACATTCAATATTTGACCTTATAATGAACTAAAATCATACAATTGTGGATAGTGTTCGCATTCTGGATTTTTCGGATGACAGATAGCACGACCAAAGTAAATCATGGCCTGATGTGCCGCCAACCACTTTTCTGGTGGCAAGACATCCATGACACGTTTTTCAACTTCTAATGGTGTAGCAGATTTTTTTACAATATCATGGTGTTTGCAAATGCGCTCCACATGGGTATCTACCGCAAAAGCTGGAATTCCAAAACCCACACTCATGACTACATTAGCCGTTTTACGCCCAACTCCCGCCAAACTTTCTAATTCTTCTCTAGTCTGAGGAACTTGACCATCAAAATCTTCTAATAACTGTTGCGCACATTTTTTAAGAAATTTTGCTTTATTTCGATACAGACCTAAACGAGAAATATGTTTTGCAATTTCACTCTCACTAGCATCTGCCATAGCTTGAGGCGTAGGGAACGCTTCAAAAAGAGCTGGAGTCGCTTTGTTTACTGCTGCATCTGTCGTTTGAGCAGACAACATGACTGCAACTAGCAATTCAAAATGATTCCGAAAATCTAGACTTGGTTTCGCATCAGGAAAAAGAGCAATGATTTCTTCTATGACATGACGGGCACGTTTTTTGGATAAAACCATCTATTCATCTCCATCAAACAGCCCTTGCAAACCTGCAAAAGGACTATTTTCTTCTTTTTTGACTGCTTGTTGAGCTTGATATTCTTCCTCAGTCATGATTTGCCAGTCATTTCCAGAGACAAATCCCTGACCAGCTTCCTCCTCAGCTGTTAAGACCTTGATTGGAATATTTAGCAAGATATTATCTGAAACACTTTCAGCCAAGTCAATTTCACCATTTTCAATCGGTAAAACTAAGTCATCATCTAGAACTTCTTGGTCCAGTTGATTGGTAGCACCTTCCATAAAGACTTCCGTTACTGGATATGATTCTTTCAATTCTACCGGTTCCATACTACGGCTAGAAGCTAGGACAATTGTATATGACAAGAGATAGTCTAGGAAAAACATTCGGTCTTCGTACTGAACCTTCCCTACTGCTTTGATATCTTTTACATCTAAAATTTCTTGATTACGAGCACGTAAGTCAGTTGCCAAGTCTAAAGTTTGCTCAAAGTGCAAGCCTTCAGGCTGCTTACAAATTTCTTGAATATTTAATTTCATACTTCCTCCATAAAGATTTACTCCCTTGATTATACCATGAAAAGAGCGCTAGCAAGGCAACTAAACTTTCAAAAAATCATTCTCTATTTTTTGATATATTTATTATGACAATTTTATTTTTTGTGCTATACTATAGGCATCAATTCATGAGCAAAGGAGGACGCTCATATGGAAGACAAAGTTCTTTTAGCTGAAGCCTATCAACTCGTTTCAGAATTAAATCAAACTATACAAAACTGTAAACAAGGATTACCTGATGATCTACGCTTACAGCAAAATATAGACGAAATTCTCAGAGCGCTTAAAAAAGCTGAGAAAGTAGACAACGCTATCTTAATTGAACTGGAAACTTTTTACCAACGGACTAGTCTTTTGATTGGACTTGGCTCACTAAAACTAAACGATCAAGCTCGCACTGCTTGGAGAAACTATGACAAGTTCCACTACGATCACGTTAAACATCCCCTGACACTTTATGGACCTGTTTTTGGGTTTTAAAAATAGAGGATTTTCTGTCTAAATCTTGACAAATTTTTTCAAAAAGAGTATGATGATTCCAACAATACTCGGAGGTAAAGGAGACATGAACAACTAAGTCTATCAAATAAAGAACCTTTATTTAGTAGATCTTGTTTTTGTCTCTTTTTGTGTGCTCTTTTATGCTCTTTCTTCTGGCATTTTATACTCAATGAAAATCAAAGAGCAAACTAGGAAGCTAGCCGCAAGCTGTACTTGAGTACGGTAAGGCGACGCTGACGTAGTTTGAATTTGATTTTCGAAGAGTATTAAAAGAGTTTTTTTGACATAGACTTTGGGCTCTACTAGGTAAAGTAGAGCTTTTGTTATGCACTATCGACATTCTAGAAAGGGCAACAATATGATAAAAATCAACCATCTGACCATCACACAAAACAAAGATTTAAGAGACCTTATTTCCGATTTAAATATGACTATCCAAGACGGAGAAAAGGTCGCTATTATCGGTGAAGAAGGAAATGGAAAATCAACCTTACTTAAAACTTTAATGGGAGAAAAATTAGCTGATTTCTCTATCAAGGGAGACATTCAGTCTGACCTTCAGTCTCTGGCCTACATTCCCCAGCATCTCCCTGAAGAACTGAAGAAAAAATCTTTACAGGACTACTTCTTTTTAGAGTCTACAGATTTGGACTACAGCATTCTCTATCGCTTGTCTGATGAATTACACTTTGACAGCAGTCGTTTTGCAAGTGATCAAGAAATTGGTAGTCTCTCGGGTGGTGAAGCTTTGAAAATTCAGCTCATCCATGAATTGGCTAAACCCTTTGACATTCTATTTTTAGATGAACCTTCAAATGACCTAGATCTTGAGACGATTGATTGGCTAAAAGGTCAAATTCAGAAGATGAGGCAAACCGTTATTTTCATTTCTCATGATGAAGACTTCCTCTCTCGAACGGCAGACACCATTATCCACTTGCGACTAGTCAAGCACCGAAAGGAAGCTGAAACCCTAGTCGAACATCTAGACTATGATCGCTATAGTGAACAGAGAAAGGCTCATTTTGCCAGACAAAGCCAGCAAGCTGCCAACGACCAGAGAGCCTATGACAAAACCATGGAAAAGCATCGTCGCGTCAAGCAAAATGTAGAAACTGCACTTCGAGCTACCAAAGACAGTACTGCCGGTCGCCTATTAGCTAAAAAGATGAAAAATGTTCTTTCTCAAGAAAAACGTTACGAAAAAGCAGCTCAGTCCATGACCCAAAAGCCACTTGAAGAGGAACAAATCCAACTTTTCTTTTCAGATATAGAGCCATTAGCGGCTTCTAAGGTCTTAATTCTACTGGAAAAGGAAAATTTGTCTATTGGTGAGCGTGTTTTAGCTCAGGAGTTACAACTAACTGTCCGTGGTCAAGAAAAAATTGGTATTATCGGTCCCAATGGCATTGGCAAATCCACACTTTTAGCCAAGCTGCAGCAACTTCTTAATAATAAGAGAGAAATCTCGCTTGGATTTATGCCACAAGATTACCAAGAAACATTGCAATTGGCTCTATCGCCAGTAGAATTTCTCAGCCAAACTGGACATAAAGAGGAATTACAGAAAATCCAATCCTTCCTAGCCAGTCTCAATTTCAGTTATCCAGAGATGCACCAGCAAATCCACTCCTTATCTGGAGGTCAACAAGGTAAACTCCTTCTTTTGAATTTAGTTCTGCGAAAACCGAACTTTCTCCTTCTAGATGAACCCACACGAAATTTTTCTCCAACTTCTCAACCAGAAATCAGAAAACTCTTTGCCACTTATCCCGGTGGTCTGGTTACTGTTTCGCATGATCGACGTTTCTTAAAAGAAGTCTGTACCAGTATTTATAGTCTGACAGAGCATGGTTTAAAAGTAGTTGATTTACAAGATCTTTAATTTTTGGAAAAAAAAACATCAAGAGAAAATCCTCTGGATGTTTTTTTTACATATGTTTCAAACGCTCAATCCGTTCTGAAATGGGTGGATGGGTATAGAATAGTTTTTTTAAGAAGCCTCTCTTTTGAGGATCATTGATATAAAGGGCACTACTAGCATCATCTACATGATGAGTCATTGGTTGACTATTTTCTAGTTTTAGGAGGGCATTGATCATCCCCTGAGGATTGCGTGTTAATTCCACACTTGAAGCATCCGCTAAGAATTCTCGTTGGCGAGAAATAGCTAACTGCACCAAAGTTGCTGCTAAAGGCGCCAAAACTATGGCTAGGAGAGAAATGACTAACATAATCACTTCAAGTCCTCCACTGTCACGGTCACTATTTCTTCTACTACGTGATGCTCCACCCCACCACATCATACGACCAGCCATACTCGATAAAAGGGTAATGGCACTGGCAAGAGCAACAGCAATGGTAGAGATTCGAATATCTAAGTTGCGAATATGACTAACTTCATGCCCGATTACAGCTTCTAATTCCTCACGATTCATGATCTCTAGAAGTCCTGACGTAGCAGCAACAGCAGCATTTTGAGGATTCGAACCTGTGGCGAAAGCATTCAAACCCGGGTCATCAATTACATAAACTCGTGGCATAGGAATTTGCGCCACCATAGCCATATCCTCAACAACATGATAGAGAACAGGTTCTTCATTCCTGTCAACTTCACGCGCACCATTCATACTCATGACAATCTCTGTAGATTGAAAAATCATGGTCAAGGCATAGATGAAACCGATAATCATGGCTATAGTCACGCCCCCAAATCCTGAGTTCATGAAAAGATATCCAACTGCATAACCTACAATAGCTAACAAAAGAAAGAAAATAATTAATAAAACCCAAGTTTTGCGTTTATTACTAGCGATTTGTTTGTACAGCATCTTAGTCACCTAAACCACTAAAATCAACTCTAGGAACAGCCTTTTCTTCTTCTGGAGTCTGAAGGAAATCCGCTGCCTTGAAGCCAAAGATAGCCGCAACCAGATTACTAGGGAAGGTTTCTAATTTAACATTGTAGTTGCTAACGACACTATTATAGAGCTGTCGTGCATAAGAAATTTTATTTTCTGTGTTAGTCAATTCTTCTTGTAATTGTGCAAAGTTACTGCTAGCCTTCAAATCCGGGTAGTTCTCTGCAACCGCGAAGATACCTGATACTTGACGAGTAAGGGCATCACTAGCCTTCATAGCTTCTGCAGGTGTGGTTGCTACTGCCACTTGTCTACGAAGTTCCGTTACCTTTTCAAGTGTAGAAGCTTCATATTTTGCGTAGCCTTTTACCGTTTCAATCAAGTTTGGCAAAAGGTCATTTCGACGCTTCAACTGAACATCAATTTGACTCCAAGCCTCCTTGGTTTGCATACGATTTTTTACCAAGCCATTGTAGCTAACGATCACCAAAAAAATAATGAGAGCAAGAACTCCAAAAAACATCCATTGCATCATAAAGCTCCTTTCTGCTTTTAGATTAGTACAAGTATATCAAATTTCCATGTTTTTGTGGTAAAATAAGATGATATACAAGAAGGATACAACTATGAAACCAGAAACTTTTTACAGATTACTCGCTGAACAAAATATTATTCTTACTGACAAGCAAAAAGCACAATTTGATCGTTATTTCCAACTCTTAGTTGAATGGAATGAAAAGATCAACCTAACCGCTATTACCGAAAAAGAAGAAGTTTATCTTAAACACTTTTATGATTCTATCGCTCCTATCCTACATGGGTTGATTGCAAATCAAGAAATTAAGTTACTGGATATTGGAGCAGGGGCAGGCTTCCCAAGTCTCCCTATGAAGATTCTCTACCCTCAGCTAGATGTGACCATCATTGATTCACTGAATAAGCGGATTAACTTCCTTCAGCTTCTGGCTGAAGAGCTAGGATTAGAAGGGGTTCACTTCTACCATGGTCGTGCTGAAGACTTTGCTCAAGACAAGAAGTTCCGTGCCCAATTTGACATTGTAACAGCACGCGCGGTTGCCCGCATGCAGGTTCTCTCTGAGTTAACCATTCCCTATCTTAAAGTTGGTGGAAAACTTTTGGCCCTTAAGGCCAGTAATGCCCCTGAGGAATTGACAGAATCCAAAAATGCTCTCAACCTTCTCTTTAGTAAAGTTGAAGACAACATCAGCTACACACTTCCTAATGGTGACCCTCGCTACATCACTGTGGTTGAAAAGAAAAAGGAAACTCCAAACAAATATCCCCGTAAGGCGGGCATGCCAAATAAACACCCACTTTAAAAATTTTTAAAAGTTTACCACAAAATCTTGCCTCGCTTTTTTGTTTCTTAGCTCGGGAAAAAATCGTTTACAAAATCATACCTCGCTTTCTCATTTCAAGGCTCGGGAAAAAATGATTTACAAAATCATACCTCGCGTCTTTGTTTCTTGGCTCGGGAAAAAATGATTTACAAAATCTCGCCTCGCTTTCTCATTTCAAGGCTCAGGAAAAATTCGTTTACAAAACGAATTTTTTCTGCTATACTATCCTAAGCAAAGGTTTTTAATGTCATCCCGTGAGGTGACGAAGGCGTGGAAATATATGAAATTCTTTAGGAATGAGATAATCCTCTTTTTAAAGATGTCTTACTCTGAGAGCCTATTGCTGTAAAATAATGGGCTCTTTTTTGATGCCCAAAAAGTGAGGTATTTATGAAACAAGAATCAACTGTTGATTTGTTACTCGACGTTGACCAACGTCCTTCTTTTGGTAAGGGAATTCTACTCAGTTTCCAACACGTTTTCGCCATGTTTGGTGCGACCATCTTGGTGCCACTGATTTTGGGAATGCCTGTATCTGTTGCCCTTTTTGCATCAGGTGTCGGTACACTGATTTACATGATTTCCACTGGCTTTAAAGTTCCAGTCTATCTCGGTTCTTCTTTTGCCTTCATCACTGCAATGGCTCTTGCTATGAAGGAATTGGGTGGAGATGTTTCTGCTGCTCAAACAGGGGTTATCTTGACTGGTTTAATTTACGTTCTTGTTTCAACTAGCATCCGCTTTGCTGGTACAAAATGGATTGATACGCTCTTGCCTCCAATCGTTATCGGACCTATGATTATCGTTATCGGTCTTGGTCTTGCAGGCTCAGCTGTAACAAATGCTGGTCTTGTTGCTGATGGCAACTGGAAAAATGCTCTTGTAGCAGTAGTTACCTTCCTCATCGCTGCTTTTATTAATACAAAAGGAAAAGGATTCCTTCGTATCATTCCTTTCCTCTTTGCCATTATCGGTGGATATATCTTTGCAGTCTTTCTTGGTCTAGTAGACTTCACACCTGTTCTTCAAGCTAACTGGTTTGAAGTTCCTGGTTTCTACCTACCATTTAGCACAGGTGGTGCCTTCAAAGAATATAACCTATACTTCGGTCCTGAAACAATTGCAATCCTACCAATTGCTATTGTAACAATTTCTGAACATATCGGAGACCACACGGTCTTGAGTCAAATCTGTGGCCGCCAATTCTTGAAAGATCCTGGTCTTCACCGTACCCTTCTTGGTGACGGAATCGCAACATCTGTATCTGCCTTCCTCGGTGGACCAGCCAATACTACTTACGGTGAAAACACAGGGGTTATCGGTATGACTCGTATCGCTTCTGTCTCAGTTATCCGTAACGCTGCCTTTATCGCAATTGCCCTAAGCTTCCTTGGAAAATTCACAGCCTTGATTTCTACAATCCCTAACGCCGTACTTGGTGGGATGTCAATCCTTCTTTACGGGGTTATCGCCAGCAACGGTTTAAAAGTTTTGATTAAGGAGCGCGTTGACTTTGGACAAATGCGTAATCTTATCATCGCAAGTGCAATGCTCGTGCTTGGACTTGGTGGAGCAATCCTTAAACTCGGTCCAGTTACACTTTCTGGTACTGCCCTCTCAGCTATGACAGGTATTATCCTAAACTTGATCTTGCCATACGAGAACAAAGACTAAAATGTATTCATAAAAAATCCACTCATTCGAGTGGATTTTTTTCTTAAGTCCTCCAAGCAATCAAGAGATATAAAAGACTGGATCCGAACATATCTGCAAGAGCATGCATGAGAAAGAATGGCAGTAAGTTCTTGACTAGATACTTGTACAAGAAATAATAGAATAGTCCATAAACAAGACCAATAACCAAGGCCCAGAGTAATCCTTGATAGGTATGGAATGAAATCCGTATGATGACCGAATATACTAAAACCAGCCACTGATGCTTTTCTTTTACTGAAGTCAGTAATCCTAAGAAGAAAAATTCTTCGTAAAAACCATTTAGCAGAGCATAGCCAATAGCCATTGGAGTTAAGGCCATGAATTTTCTAATGATTTCCATAGGGTCTATAAAAGGGAGCAGTTGAGGATTAAAATAATTGTACTCGCCACTGAGAGTTGTAATAATATCACCGAAGATCCCAACTACAGCAAAAATAAGGGGAACCCAAATGAAAACCGACCATGACAAGCGGATGGAGAGCTGTTTAAAATCGTAGTTTCGAATCAAGAGATAGAGTAAAGTAATCCCTAGCATGATCAATTGAAAAGTAAAATTACTCGAATAAGCTGCCCCATCACTTGCTACATTTGTTGTAGTTTCTGCAACGCTAGTCACAGTCGAAGGTGATAGACTCTCCATAAATTGCTGGGTGGATCGAATGATAAACTCTCCAAACATTAAAACAGTGATGATTACGATATCAAACCATTTTAAGTATCTTAAAGGTTTAGTAGGATGAATACTCTGGATAAAATTCATATTTCCTCCATAAAACTTTGTATTTGATAAAGTCATTATAAACTTTCAATCTTAAAATTAATTTAATTGATGCTAGAACATAAAAAACAACCTTTTTATCAGGTTGTTCTGTCTTTAAACGGATTTGTGTTTCTTTTCTAGCATTAAATCCTTTAAAGAGATAATAGTCACAGCCAATAAAATCATTGCCATTCCAAGAAAATCTACAGGATAAAAAATATCTCCCATAATCATAAAAGCAAAAAAGACTGCAGAGATAGGCTCAATCGAAGCCAAAAGACTTGACTTGACTGGTCCGATCATACTGGCTCCCTTAAGAAAGGCTGTGTAGGCAAATACTGTTCCAATAAGAATGATTCCCGAAAAGGCTAGAAAAATATCAAATGACATAGGAATACTGGCGCCGATAATCCCTGTAAATGGCACTGCTACCAACCCAGATATGGTCATACCGACACCAATAACCAGAATGCTCCCCCACTTTTGAATGAGCTTAATGGGTACAATGATATAAAGAGCATAGGTTAAAGCAGAAAACAATCCCCAAAAGAGACCTGCTGGTGTCATAGAGAGCTGATCCAACTGACCATGAGTCGCAATTAAAAAGGTTCCACCTATTGCTAAAATCATAGAAAGGATTTCGGCTATAGTAGGTGCTACCCTATCCTTTATACATGTGTAAGCCAAGATTCCAACAGGACAGACATATTGAAGCACCGTCGCTGTACCTGCATTTGTCTCCTGAATAGCCGATAAATAAGCCAATTGATTCAGAAAGAGGCCAAATAAAGAAAATAAGAAGAGAAAAAAGAGACTTGATTTATCTTTTAAAAAAGCTAGAAATTGCTCTTTGGACTTCATATACGATAAAAGAACTAAGAGGAGACCTGCGATTATTAAACGGATATTAGTTAGGACTAGAGCCGATATCCCATGAACCATTAGGTACTGACCACTGGTCCCAGACAAGCCCCAAGCAATACCAGCAATCACTGTAAAAAGAGTTCCTTTAAGAGCTTTTGACATACTTCCTCCCTAGTCTGCTTCACGGATCAAATCCATAATCTGATTACGGTCAATGATCCACTGGGCACGCTGGTCTTTTTCGTAGGTTCTATTGGACAAGAAAATCACAGCTTCCTGCTTCTTACGATTCCACATGATAAAGGTTCCAGTATAGCCTGTATGGTCTAGCCAATCACCTTCAAGATTCCAGGCCAAGGATCGTTCCTTATCACTCAAATCTGAAAAATTCTGGCTTAATCCTGCAGCAAAATCATCCTGTAAATAATGCTCTAGGAAGATTTTCAAATCCTTCACAGTTGAAAACAAGCCTGCACTCCCGGCATGTCTACCTAGTAAACGAGCCTTGGGATCATGCACCACTCCTGCCTTCTGTCCACGAACTGTAGGGACAGCACTGCTAACTGGTCCAAATTGAGTTCCCTTCATCTTCCATGGATCTAAAACTTGCTCTTGTAAAATCTGGTCTAAGTCCTTCTCAAAGTAGTTCTCTAAGAGAAAACCGAGTAAGAGAAAGTGCACATCCGAGTATAAAAAAGCTCTCTTCTCTCGGCGATTCAAATGAAACATGGCTTCTCTTAGTTGGTCCGCTGAGAGCTGATCTCTGTTAGGAATATAAGGATCCAAATCTGTCGCATGCGTTAGCAATTGTCGAATGGTGATGTCTGGATAATCCGCCTCTGGAAGATAGGTCTTTATGGATTGATCGAGCTCTATCTTGTCTTGCTTCCACATGAAGGTTAAGACGGTTCCTACGCCAACAACCTTACTCACACTTGCCAAATCATAGACTAAACCTTGACAAGTCTGCTCTCCAATTTCTGGATTTGCTTCTCCGAGGTAGCAATCAGACCATTCACCATCCCGATAATACGCAAAAGAGGCACCAGGATAAATCCCTGCCTCAATTTGTTGCTCTATTTTTTGAATGATTTCTTGTTTCATACTTTTTCAAACCACAATTCGATATTGTTGGCATCCTTGGTTAGGAAAAACTTCTCAGACTTAGGAATAAAGTAACCTGCAGTTTCAAAACGCTGACGCAGACTTGCCAATTCAAGTTCATTTACTTGGAATTTCAACATAGACAAATCCCAAGTTACATTATTTTCAACAAGCAAATCACTACCTTGGGCTTGCTTAAAAGTTATGCTAGTTTCGATTTCCTCTTTTTCAAGCAGGCTCGTCGTTTCAGCAGGCAAGTTAATTTCTGCTGAAATATCAAATGCTGTTAAATATTGCAGTTTCTCATCTTTTGTGAAAGTAACAGTTTCATCAAACTTTCTCAAATCTTTGATGTCATCTTCCGCATGGATTAGGACAAGATCCCCCTCTGGTGAAAGGATTTCAAAAGCATATCCCTTGTTTCCTTTATAGAGTTGAGGAAGTTTTTCCATTCTAGCTAGCAGTGCTTCAACCTCGGATGGATTCGCTACTTTTACAATCAATCTAGCTAATTTTTTGATCCCTTCAACCTTGCGGCTTCTCATACTTGGTGATTCTTCTAAAACCAATTTTTCAATGCCTGACTGGTCTCCTAGCGATAAGAAAGCCGACTCTTCAAGCAAGGGTTTCATACCCAAGGTTTGGATATAAAACAATTCATTTAATCTTCTATTATTTACCTTTAGCGTCGGGATCATACGCACAATTTGATTTACATTCATAAATTCCTCCAACACTTTTTATTTTAAAGGATTTTATTCTATTTTACAAGTTATTCAACTAAAAACTTTAACTATATTAACCCTTTGAATCAGTAACCCCCCTTCGTTATCAAAAGGGGGGCTTGTTATATTTTAGTAAAATACTTTCTTAGTTCTTCCAAGAAAGTATTGCTTGAAGGCCGTAGTGATCACTAACTTGTGGACTTTTCTGACCATCAAAAACTACTTGTAAGTTTTCTACCTCTATATCCTTTGTCGTAAAGACATAATCTATCCTTAGAGGTTCACTGTTTCCCTTCCAACCATCGATTTCAGGCGGAACAGTATAGCTACCACTTCTCTCTTTTGCAACTTCAAATGCATCTTGTAAGTTTAGTGGACTAGCTAGGATAGCTTGATAACCCTCTTGACCTGCAGGATTGTTGAAATCACCAGCTAGCAAGAGAGTCTTGTTCAATTCTTTCAGAACTGCTTCAAAGCGTGCCCACTCCTCTTGGAAACCTTTATTCCACCAAGAAAGATGCACACTCGCAACTGCAAGCTCTTTGCCTTCCACTACTGTTTCAGCTAATGCAACTCGACGAGTGTGATAATCAGTTGGATCATCTACATCAGAAACCAAAATTTCACGAGCCTCAATTGGTGTTTTAGATAGAATGGCCACACCCTCATGATAACGATCATAACCGATATGGTTGTAGGCCCAGGTCCAATAATATTTGTGACCTTTTTCAGCTAGTTTCTCTACCAAAAGACGCACATAATGGTCTTGGTGAATGGGTTCTGCTGAAGGTAACGGATGATATAGCGGGCCCGCTTCTACTTGCTCTGAAGTAATTTCTTGGTTGATTTCCTGAAAACAAATCAAATCATAGCTGTTTTCAAGGATATCTTGTAACAAGAGCTGAAATTTTTCTTCAGGATTTTTTTCCATCCAACTATGAGTATTGAGTGTTAAAAACTTCATACTTTTCTCCTATAAACAAGAGGTTGGAAATAGATTCCAACCCCTAATCAATTACAATTCTACTTTCGCAACTGCTGTGTTAGCTGCAAGAGTTCCTGTTTGTTCTAATGTTACTGATTTAATAGCATCACCATTTGTAAAGACAACTACAGTTGTAGTTTCACGACCTGCTGCTTGAATAGCACCAAGGTCAGCTTTAACTAAGAGATCACCTGCAGCTACTGCTTGCCCTTCTGAAACCTTCACATCGAATGGTTTTCCTTCAAGACTTACTGTGTCCAAACCAATGTGAACAAGAACTTCAAGACCATCTGCAGTCACAAGACCAAGAGCATGTTTAGTTGGGAAGATACTTGATACCGTACCTGAAACTGGAGATACAATGTTTCCATTTGATGGTTCCACTGCAAATCCATCACCCATCATTTTTTGTGAGAAGACAGGGTCCTTAACTTGTTCCAATTCGATAACTTGACCATCAGCAACTGAGTAAACTTCTTCAGTTACACCTTTATAGACTACAGCATCTTTTTGAGCTGCTGCCATTTGACTTGAAAGAGTTTCAGGAATTACTTCACCTGAGTCAAGAATATCTTGGATATCTGATTTCAAAACGTCAGCTTTAGGTCCGTAGATAGCTTGGACACCTTGTCCTTTCATGACAAGTCCCATAGCTCCTTCAGCTTTCCATTGTTCTTCCGTTCCAACTTTTTCAGCATCTTGTACAGTTACACGAAGACGAGTCATACATGCGTCGACATCAACGATGTTCGCACGTCCACCAAGAAGGTTGATGATGTTAACAGCTTGAGAAGCTTCTGCAACTTTAGTTTCTCCAGCAGATGAAGATTCAGAAGAACCATCTGCATTTTCATAGTTACCGTTACGTCCTGGAGTTGCATAGTTGAATTTCTTAATCATGAAGTTAGCGATGAAGTACATGATAAATCCAAAGAGTACTGTAACCCAGATAAAGTTAATGATATCCATACCAAGACCAGCATTGATAGCTAGTGGAGTACGAGTCAAGAATTCGATTGAACCGAATGAGTGCACACGAAGG
The window above is part of the Streptococcus sp. Marseille-Q6470 genome. Proteins encoded here:
- the htpX gene encoding zinc metalloprotease HtpX; translation: MLYKQIASNKRKTWVLLIIFFLLLAIVGYAVGYLFMNSGFGGVTIAMIIGFIYALTMIFQSTEIVMSMNGAREVDRNEEPVLYHVVEDMAMVAQIPMPRVYVIDDPGLNAFATGSNPQNAAVAATSGLLEIMNREELEAVIGHEVSHIRNLDIRISTIAVALASAITLLSSMAGRMMWWGGASRSRRNSDRDSGGLEVIMLVISLLAIVLAPLAATLVQLAISRQREFLADASSVELTRNPQGMINALLKLENSQPMTHHVDDASSALYINDPQKRGFLKKLFYTHPPISERIERLKHM
- a CDS encoding DUF177 domain-containing protein, whose translation is MKLNIQEICKQPEGLHFEQTLDLATDLRARNQEILDVKDIKAVGKVQYEDRMFFLDYLLSYTIVLASSRSMEPVELKESYPVTEVFMEGATNQLDQEVLDDDLVLPIENGEIDLAESVSDNILLNIPIKVLTAEEEAGQGFVSGNDWQIMTEEEYQAQQAVKKEENSPFAGLQGLFDGDE
- a CDS encoding ATP-binding cassette domain-containing protein, which produces MHYRHSRKGNNMIKINHLTITQNKDLRDLISDLNMTIQDGEKVAIIGEEGNGKSTLLKTLMGEKLADFSIKGDIQSDLQSLAYIPQHLPEELKKKSLQDYFFLESTDLDYSILYRLSDELHFDSSRFASDQEIGSLSGGEALKIQLIHELAKPFDILFLDEPSNDLDLETIDWLKGQIQKMRQTVIFISHDEDFLSRTADTIIHLRLVKHRKEAETLVEHLDYDRYSEQRKAHFARQSQQAANDQRAYDKTMEKHRRVKQNVETALRATKDSTAGRLLAKKMKNVLSQEKRYEKAAQSMTQKPLEEEQIQLFFSDIEPLAASKVLILLEKENLSIGERVLAQELQLTVRGQEKIGIIGPNGIGKSTLLAKLQQLLNNKREISLGFMPQDYQETLQLALSPVEFLSQTGHKEELQKIQSFLASLNFSYPEMHQQIHSLSGGQQGKLLLLNLVLRKPNFLLLDEPTRNFSPTSQPEIRKLFATYPGGLVTVSHDRRFLKEVCTSIYSLTEHGLKVVDLQDL
- the nth gene encoding endonuclease III, with protein sequence MVLSKKRARHVIEEIIALFPDAKPSLDFRNHFELLVAVMLSAQTTDAAVNKATPALFEAFPTPQAMADASESEIAKHISRLGLYRNKAKFLKKCAQQLLEDFDGQVPQTREELESLAGVGRKTANVVMSVGFGIPAFAVDTHVERICKHHDIVKKSATPLEVEKRVMDVLPPEKWLAAHQAMIYFGRAICHPKNPECEHYPQLYDFSSL
- the rsmG gene encoding 16S rRNA (guanine(527)-N(7))-methyltransferase RsmG, coding for MKPETFYRLLAEQNIILTDKQKAQFDRYFQLLVEWNEKINLTAITEKEEVYLKHFYDSIAPILHGLIANQEIKLLDIGAGAGFPSLPMKILYPQLDVTIIDSLNKRINFLQLLAEELGLEGVHFYHGRAEDFAQDKKFRAQFDIVTARAVARMQVLSELTIPYLKVGGKLLALKASNAPEELTESKNALNLLFSKVEDNISYTLPNGDPRYITVVEKKKETPNKYPRKAGMPNKHPL
- a CDS encoding helicase BlpT, giving the protein MEDKVLLAEAYQLVSELNQTIQNCKQGLPDDLRLQQNIDEILRALKKAEKVDNAILIELETFYQRTSLLIGLGSLKLNDQARTAWRNYDKFHYDHVKHPLTLYGPVFGF
- a CDS encoding solute carrier family 23 protein, with amino-acid sequence MKQESTVDLLLDVDQRPSFGKGILLSFQHVFAMFGATILVPLILGMPVSVALFASGVGTLIYMISTGFKVPVYLGSSFAFITAMALAMKELGGDVSAAQTGVILTGLIYVLVSTSIRFAGTKWIDTLLPPIVIGPMIIVIGLGLAGSAVTNAGLVADGNWKNALVAVVTFLIAAFINTKGKGFLRIIPFLFAIIGGYIFAVFLGLVDFTPVLQANWFEVPGFYLPFSTGGAFKEYNLYFGPETIAILPIAIVTISEHIGDHTVLSQICGRQFLKDPGLHRTLLGDGIATSVSAFLGGPANTTYGENTGVIGMTRIASVSVIRNAAFIAIALSFLGKFTALISTIPNAVLGGMSILLYGVIASNGLKVLIKERVDFGQMRNLIIASAMLVLGLGGAILKLGPVTLSGTALSAMTGIILNLILPYENKD
- a CDS encoding LemA family protein; protein product: MQWMFFGVLALIIFLVIVSYNGLVKNRMQTKEAWSQIDVQLKRRNDLLPNLIETVKGYAKYEASTLEKVTELRRQVAVATTPAEAMKASDALTRQVSGIFAVAENYPDLKASSNFAQLQEELTNTENKISYARQLYNSVVSNYNVKLETFPSNLVAAIFGFKAADFLQTPEEEKAVPRVDFSGLGD